Proteins from a genomic interval of Streptomyces sp. Tu6071:
- a CDS encoding response regulator, whose protein sequence is MPAETAILLVDDHPDTLFALESVLAPLGRPVLRAHSGEEALKCVLRGGVGLVLLDVVMPGTGGLEVASYMRGVDRAQDIPVVLVTGLGRERALAERARALGAADLLTKPVDPWTLCTKAAYLLERYERVVALREQVRELRAELELAAAREG, encoded by the coding sequence ATGCCCGCGGAGACCGCGATCCTCCTGGTCGACGACCATCCGGACACCCTGTTCGCCCTGGAGAGCGTGCTCGCGCCGCTCGGGCGGCCCGTGCTGCGGGCCCACAGCGGCGAGGAGGCGCTGAAGTGCGTGCTGCGGGGCGGGGTCGGTCTCGTCCTGCTCGACGTGGTGATGCCGGGGACCGGTGGCCTGGAGGTGGCCTCGTACATGCGGGGCGTGGACCGGGCGCAGGACATCCCGGTCGTCCTCGTCACCGGTCTGGGCCGGGAACGGGCCCTCGCGGAGCGGGCGCGCGCACTGGGCGCGGCGGACCTGCTGACGAAGCCGGTCGACCCGTGGACGCTCTGCACGAAGGCGGCGTACCTGCTGGAGCGGTACGAGCGGGTGGTCGCACTGCGCGAGCAGGTCAGGGAGTTGCGGGCCGAGCTGGAGCTGGCGGCGGCGCGGGAGGGGTGA
- the lysA gene encoding diaminopimelate decarboxylase, giving the protein MSLLTSTEADLALWPDSARLTADGDVRVGGVPLTSAAERYGTPLYVLDEDQVRARARAYRAAFPDAGVHYAAKAFLCRALVRWLDEEGIGLDVCSAGELELAVAAGFPADRVLLHGNAKSPRDLASALRLGVGRVVLDSVGEITRLAALVPPGERRRVLVRVVPGISAGHHDKVRTGDEDQKFGLSLTDGSAQHAVARVLATPCLELTGLHCHIGSQIAEVKPYLAAQRRLLGLRARIAETYGVVLPEIDLGGGHAVAQRPGERGIDLTDLARRLRAELAESCRAAGLPEPRLLLEPGRALVARAGVAVYRVLAVKRTAHRVFVAVDGGMGDNPRPALYGAPCVPRLVGRVSTAAPHPVDLVGRHCEAGDVLAPAVPLPADIRPGDLVATPVAGAYQLSMASAYNLHGRPPLIATREGTPRLLIRREEPDDLWLRDLGG; this is encoded by the coding sequence ATGAGCCTCCTCACCAGCACCGAGGCGGACCTCGCCCTCTGGCCCGACTCCGCGCGCCTCACCGCCGACGGCGACGTCCGCGTGGGCGGCGTACCGCTCACCTCGGCCGCCGAGCGGTACGGCACCCCGCTCTACGTACTCGACGAGGACCAGGTGCGCGCCCGCGCCCGCGCCTACCGCGCCGCCTTCCCCGACGCCGGGGTGCACTACGCGGCGAAGGCGTTCCTGTGCCGCGCCCTCGTCCGCTGGCTCGACGAGGAGGGAATCGGCCTCGACGTGTGCTCGGCCGGAGAGCTCGAACTCGCCGTCGCCGCGGGCTTCCCCGCCGACCGCGTCCTCCTCCACGGCAACGCCAAGAGCCCCCGCGACCTCGCCTCCGCGCTGCGCCTCGGCGTCGGCCGCGTCGTCCTCGACAGCGTGGGCGAGATCACCCGCCTCGCCGCGCTCGTACCCCCCGGCGAACGCCGGCGGGTCCTGGTCCGGGTCGTACCGGGAATCAGCGCGGGGCACCACGACAAGGTCCGTACCGGCGACGAGGACCAGAAGTTCGGCCTCTCGCTCACCGACGGCAGCGCCCAGCACGCCGTCGCCCGCGTCCTCGCCACCCCGTGCCTCGAACTCACCGGACTGCACTGCCACATCGGCTCGCAGATCGCCGAGGTGAAGCCGTACCTCGCGGCGCAGCGGCGGCTGCTCGGGCTGCGCGCGCGGATCGCCGAGACGTACGGGGTCGTGCTCCCCGAGATCGACCTCGGCGGCGGCCACGCGGTCGCGCAGCGCCCGGGGGAGCGGGGCATCGACCTCACGGACCTGGCCCGGCGGCTCCGCGCCGAACTGGCCGAATCCTGCCGCGCCGCCGGGCTCCCCGAGCCCCGGCTGCTCCTCGAACCGGGTCGCGCGCTCGTCGCCCGCGCGGGCGTCGCCGTCTACCGCGTCCTCGCCGTCAAGCGCACCGCGCACCGCGTCTTCGTCGCCGTCGACGGCGGTATGGGCGACAACCCCCGCCCCGCCCTGTACGGCGCCCCCTGCGTCCCGCGCCTCGTCGGCCGCGTCTCCACGGCGGCCCCGCACCCCGTCGACCTCGTCGGCCGCCACTGCGAGGCGGGCGACGTCCTGGCCCCCGCCGTCCCGCTCCCCGCCGACATCCGCCCCGGCGACCTCGTCGCCACCCCCGTCGCGGGCGCCTACCAGCTCTCGATGGCCTCCGCCTACAACCTCCACGGCCGCCCCCCGCTCATCGCCACCCGCGAGGGCACTCCCCGCCTCCTGATCCGCCGCGAGGAGCCGGACGACCTGTGGCTGCGGGACCTGGGTGGGTAG
- a CDS encoding GNAT family N-acetyltransferase: MTEADLPRVMRLRARAWAAAYAGLVPAAYLDAMDPDTDARDRAAWFRASRGRVTDLLACDAEGELLGWASYGLPRPGEGPAGELFTLYAAPERVGTGVGRRLVDEVHGRLAGPVAQWVLEGNHRARRFYERSGYRAEGTRRPDDYRAWGGPVLNELRYVRD; encoded by the coding sequence ATGACGGAAGCCGACCTCCCGCGTGTCATGCGCCTGCGCGCCCGCGCCTGGGCCGCCGCCTACGCCGGGCTCGTCCCGGCCGCGTACCTCGACGCCATGGACCCCGACACGGACGCCCGCGACCGCGCGGCGTGGTTCCGGGCGAGCCGGGGGCGGGTCACGGACCTGCTCGCGTGCGATGCCGAGGGGGAACTCCTCGGCTGGGCCTCCTACGGGCTGCCCCGGCCCGGCGAGGGGCCCGCCGGGGAGCTGTTCACGCTGTACGCCGCCCCCGAGCGGGTCGGCACGGGAGTGGGGCGCCGCCTCGTCGACGAGGTGCACGGCCGCCTCGCCGGGCCCGTCGCGCAGTGGGTGCTCGAAGGCAACCACCGCGCCCGCCGCTTCTACGAGCGCTCCGGCTACCGCGCCGAGGGGACGCGGCGGCCCGACGACTACCGCGCGTGGGGCGGGCCCGTGCTCAACGAGCTGCGGTACGTGCGGGACTGA
- a CDS encoding DUF1206 domain-containing protein: MTSESTTRRAHQKAERAADSKAVDRAARAGFVARGVIYVLIGIIAIRLAFHPGDGKQADRSGALAEIAEKPFGLVLLWALGIATAGMALWRLSEAAFGASGEDGDKAGKRLISFGRAVFYGFVAYSVLSFAMGSGGGGSSDKKSKDITATALGWPGGRWIVAIAGAVVVGVGIGLVVRGVMRKFRKHLKTAEMGPRTERVVDVLGIAGNVSRGILFGTAGVFAIVAAVQFEPKKAKGMDDTLRSFTDTPAGPWLLVVVAIGLLCFGAFSFASARYRRT, from the coding sequence ATGACGAGTGAATCGACGACACGGCGCGCGCATCAGAAGGCGGAGCGCGCGGCAGACAGCAAAGCGGTGGACCGCGCCGCACGTGCCGGGTTCGTCGCCCGGGGGGTCATCTACGTACTGATCGGGATCATCGCGATCCGGCTCGCCTTCCATCCAGGTGACGGCAAGCAGGCGGACCGTTCGGGAGCGCTCGCGGAGATCGCCGAGAAGCCCTTCGGGCTCGTCCTGCTGTGGGCCCTCGGCATCGCCACCGCGGGCATGGCGCTGTGGCGGCTGTCGGAGGCGGCCTTCGGCGCCTCGGGCGAGGACGGCGACAAGGCCGGCAAGCGGCTCATATCCTTCGGCCGGGCCGTCTTCTACGGTTTCGTCGCCTACTCCGTGCTCTCCTTCGCGATGGGCAGCGGCGGCGGGGGGTCCTCGGACAAGAAGTCGAAGGACATCACGGCGACGGCGCTCGGCTGGCCGGGCGGCCGGTGGATCGTCGCGATCGCGGGGGCCGTCGTCGTCGGGGTCGGCATCGGTCTCGTCGTACGCGGCGTCATGCGCAAGTTCCGCAAGCACCTGAAGACCGCCGAGATGGGCCCGCGCACCGAGCGCGTCGTGGACGTCCTCGGCATCGCGGGCAATGTGTCGCGCGGCATTCTCTTCGGCACGGCGGGGGTCTTCGCCATCGTCGCGGCCGTCCAGTTCGAGCCGAAGAAGGCGAAGGGCATGGACGACACCCTGCGCAGCTTCACCGACACCCCCGCCGGTCCCTGGCTGCTCGTGGTGGTCGCCATCGGCCTCCTCTGCTTCGGCGCCTTCTCCTTCGCGAGCGCCCGGTACCGGAGGACGTGA
- a CDS encoding glutathione peroxidase — translation MTVHDVEISALQGGPAQLDQYRGKTVLVVNVASRCGLTPQYEGLERLHETYRDRGFTVLGVPCNQFMGQEPGSADEIADFCSATYGVTFPMTEKVEVNGENRHPLYRELVDVPDAEGHSGDIRWNFEKFLIGPDGAVVARFAPPTEPESAEVVAAIEKTITPA, via the coding sequence ATGACTGTGCACGATGTGGAAATCAGCGCCCTCCAGGGCGGACCCGCCCAGCTCGACCAGTACCGGGGCAAGACCGTCCTGGTCGTCAACGTCGCCTCCCGCTGCGGGCTGACGCCGCAGTACGAGGGCCTCGAAAGGCTCCACGAGACCTACCGCGACCGGGGCTTCACGGTCCTCGGCGTGCCCTGCAACCAGTTCATGGGCCAGGAGCCCGGCAGCGCCGACGAGATCGCCGACTTCTGCTCGGCCACGTACGGCGTCACCTTCCCGATGACCGAGAAGGTCGAGGTCAACGGCGAGAACCGGCACCCGCTCTACCGCGAACTCGTCGACGTGCCCGACGCGGAGGGCCACAGCGGCGACATCCGCTGGAACTTCGAGAAGTTCCTCATCGGCCCCGACGGCGCCGTCGTCGCCCGCTTCGCCCCGCCCACCGAGCCGGAGTCCGCCGAGGTCGTCGCGGCGATCGAGAAGACGATCACCCCGGCCTGA
- a CDS encoding DUF1707 SHOCT-like domain-containing protein — protein sequence MSPSPRPGRFPEEFPHEDGQRASDADRDAVAERLREAAAEGRIDFDELDERLGAALGARTYGELRPLLADLPGAPGFVPPPAAPPGEPVELRGGMHGVRRSGDWAVPARLVVRGGMGGVLLDFTRVRTSLAEIQVEVHGEMAGVRIVVPESWGVDAGGVDPGLGGLRDRTSPGHERGAPLLRLTGAAGMGGVRVRNPGRVERARLRRNPPRA from the coding sequence ATGAGTCCTTCACCGCGTCCCGGCCGGTTCCCCGAGGAATTCCCCCACGAGGACGGTCAGCGCGCCTCCGACGCCGACAGGGACGCGGTCGCCGAGCGGCTCAGGGAGGCCGCGGCCGAGGGCAGGATCGACTTCGACGAGCTGGACGAGCGCCTGGGCGCCGCGCTGGGCGCGCGGACGTACGGGGAGTTGCGACCGCTCCTCGCGGACCTGCCGGGGGCGCCGGGGTTCGTCCCGCCGCCCGCGGCACCCCCCGGCGAGCCGGTGGAACTGCGCGGCGGTATGCACGGGGTCCGCCGTTCGGGTGACTGGGCGGTGCCCGCGCGGCTCGTGGTGCGCGGGGGCATGGGTGGGGTGCTGCTCGACTTCACCAGGGTGCGGACGTCGCTCGCCGAGATCCAGGTCGAGGTGCACGGCGAGATGGCCGGCGTACGGATCGTGGTGCCGGAGTCCTGGGGGGTCGACGCGGGCGGCGTGGACCCGGGCCTGGGCGGACTGCGCGACCGTACGTCGCCGGGCCACGAGAGGGGCGCGCCGCTGCTGCGGCTCACGGGGGCGGCGGGCATGGGCGGGGTACGGGTCAGGAACCCGGGCCGTGTCGAACGCGCCCGCCTCCGCAGGAACCCTCCACGGGCCTGA
- a CDS encoding DUF3291 domain-containing protein → MPCAALYTFGVLKSPLADPGPLTRALQDSGEPVYRAVARHPGYLARAEAVGGDQGNHFDSDWGAWGEFVVPAWYTKGRTADTVALAATLSLWTDPRSAFDAVLSGAHRRALNRRADWFERTGHPRHVFWWVADDATPRWQDGVARLEHLHEHGPAPHAFPFPRPFTPDGAPARREGVGPRSTSAA, encoded by the coding sequence ATGCCCTGTGCCGCGCTGTACACCTTCGGCGTCCTGAAGTCGCCGCTCGCCGATCCCGGGCCCCTCACGCGGGCCCTCCAGGACAGCGGCGAGCCCGTCTACCGGGCGGTCGCCCGGCACCCCGGGTACCTCGCCCGCGCCGAGGCGGTGGGCGGCGACCAGGGCAACCACTTCGACTCGGACTGGGGCGCCTGGGGGGAGTTCGTCGTCCCGGCCTGGTACACCAAGGGCCGTACGGCGGACACCGTCGCGCTGGCCGCGACGCTCTCGCTCTGGACCGATCCGCGCTCCGCCTTCGACGCCGTCCTCAGCGGCGCGCACCGCCGGGCCCTGAACCGGCGTGCCGACTGGTTCGAGCGGACGGGACACCCCCGGCACGTGTTCTGGTGGGTCGCGGACGACGCGACACCCCGCTGGCAGGACGGGGTGGCCCGGCTGGAACACCTCCACGAGCACGGCCCCGCGCCGCACGCCTTTCCCTTCCCCCGCCCGTTCACCCCGGACGGGGCTCCGGCCCGGCGCGAGGGCGTGGGGCCGAGAAGCACATCCGCCGCCTGA
- a CDS encoding SAV_915 family protein encodes MPARRPAPVRPAPSEPEPEPEPVPAGAALALVPPPAPRRCYVPVTHGPHGQSPRLCRTPHGTRTAVAFTTAGALHAALGRSQAWTVLSPAALRALVAPLGVTTLTVDPRLVLAPGTAHRAGGAA; translated from the coding sequence ATGCCCGCCCGTCGTCCCGCCCCCGTGCGACCCGCCCCATCGGAACCGGAGCCCGAACCGGAACCCGTTCCCGCCGGGGCCGCCCTCGCCCTCGTACCCCCGCCCGCGCCGCGCCGCTGCTACGTCCCCGTGACCCACGGCCCGCACGGGCAGTCGCCGCGCCTGTGCCGCACACCGCACGGCACCCGTACCGCCGTCGCCTTCACGACCGCAGGGGCGCTGCACGCCGCCCTCGGCCGCTCGCAGGCGTGGACCGTCCTGAGCCCCGCCGCCCTGCGCGCCCTCGTCGCCCCGCTCGGCGTCACCACGCTCACCGTGGACCCGCGCCTCGTCCTCGCCCCGGGCACCGCGCACCGCGCCGGGGGTGCCGCATGA
- a CDS encoding MFS transporter yields the protein MSASGPKPASPFRQPKAVWAVAFACVISFMGIGLVDPILPALSTSLKATPSQVSLLFTSYLVVTAVAMLFSGFVSSRIGAKRTLVAGLVIIVVFSALAGASGGINGIVGFRAGWGLGNALFIATSLAVIVGSASGGFAGAIILYETALGIGIAIGPLLGGELGAISWRGPFFGVAVLMAIALVATIVLVQPTPKPARKASVLDPLKALRHRGLLTMGLMALCYNWGFFTVLGYAPYPMELDTHQLGYVFTGWGLLVAFFSVFGAPWLQAKLGVAKALYLNLTLFAADVLVIGLNTEHRTTLIVAVIVTGCFIGINNTVTTQAVMTVSPVDRPTASAAYGFVRFIGGGLAPYFAGKLADHWNLHVPFYVGAGVVVLGIVILSTGHRLLAEAERAQAADAAHHSASANKEDALVRQAEAEDLGSAT from the coding sequence TTGTCCGCATCAGGACCGAAGCCGGCAAGCCCCTTCAGGCAACCGAAGGCCGTCTGGGCCGTCGCGTTCGCCTGCGTCATCTCCTTCATGGGCATCGGCCTCGTCGACCCGATCCTCCCCGCCCTCTCCACGAGCCTCAAGGCGACGCCGAGCCAGGTCTCGCTGCTCTTCACGAGCTACCTCGTCGTGACGGCCGTCGCGATGCTCTTCTCCGGTTTCGTCTCCAGCCGGATCGGGGCCAAGCGCACCCTCGTCGCCGGGCTCGTGATCATCGTCGTCTTCAGCGCCCTCGCCGGCGCGAGCGGCGGCATCAACGGCATCGTCGGCTTCCGGGCCGGCTGGGGCCTCGGCAACGCGCTCTTCATCGCGACCTCGCTCGCCGTCATCGTCGGCTCCGCGAGCGGCGGCTTCGCCGGCGCGATCATCCTCTACGAGACCGCCCTCGGCATCGGTATCGCGATAGGCCCCCTCCTCGGCGGCGAACTCGGCGCGATCAGCTGGCGGGGCCCGTTCTTCGGCGTCGCCGTCCTCATGGCCATCGCGCTCGTCGCGACGATCGTCCTCGTCCAGCCGACACCCAAGCCCGCCCGCAAGGCGTCCGTCCTCGACCCGCTGAAGGCCCTGCGCCACCGCGGCCTGCTCACGATGGGCCTCATGGCGCTCTGCTACAACTGGGGCTTCTTCACCGTCCTCGGTTACGCGCCCTACCCCATGGAGCTGGACACCCACCAGCTCGGGTACGTCTTCACCGGCTGGGGCCTGCTCGTCGCCTTCTTCTCCGTCTTCGGCGCGCCCTGGCTCCAGGCGAAACTCGGCGTCGCGAAGGCGCTCTACCTCAACCTGACGCTCTTCGCCGCCGACGTCCTCGTCATCGGCCTCAACACCGAGCACCGCACGACCCTCATCGTGGCCGTCATCGTCACCGGCTGCTTCATCGGCATCAACAACACCGTCACGACCCAGGCCGTCATGACCGTCTCGCCGGTCGACCGGCCCACGGCCTCCGCCGCGTACGGTTTCGTCCGTTTCATCGGCGGCGGTCTCGCCCCGTACTTCGCGGGCAAGCTCGCCGACCACTGGAACCTGCACGTCCCCTTCTACGTCGGCGCCGGGGTCGTCGTCCTCGGCATCGTGATCCTCTCCACCGGCCACCGCCTCCTCGCGGAGGCCGAGCGCGCCCAGGCCGCCGACGCCGCGCATCACAGCGCGAGCGCGAACAAGGAGGACGCACTCGTCCGCCAGGCCGAGGCCGAGGATCTCGGTTCGGCCACCTGA
- a CDS encoding flotillin family protein: protein MSPVVLSVSGIVVLVVLAALVVVTRYKVAGPSEAFIVTGRRGKSRTDPETGRIFTDNSGQKVVVGGGVFVVPFVQQRFTLELSSRHIPVAVRGAVTLRGVKANLEGVAIVKVGGTEDSIRAAAQRFLMQQGGIVGFTQEVLSGALRSIVGRMSVEDIIRDRAAFAGQVAEEAEASLSGQGLVLDAFQIQDITTEGSYLEDLGRPEAARAKQEADIAEAVARRASEQARLKAAEEIAIAERTFALKQAEIKAETDEAAARAAAAGPLAQAARNQEVLTEQEKVAERQAALTDRELDTQVRKPADAARYRAEQEAEAQRITLVKQAEADAQRARLTGTGEKEHRAALADAVRLEGEADAAAILARGAAEADAMRKKADAFAQYGDAAVLQMLVEVLPQVVAKASEPLSAVDKLTVISTDGAGQLPRAVANNVVQGLELLTSTTGVDLTELLRKATGGGSQAGAAVAEGRAGAAVAEGAGSARTGEDVPSPRRKGHTEITD from the coding sequence ATGAGTCCTGTGGTTCTCTCCGTGAGCGGCATCGTGGTTCTGGTCGTCCTGGCGGCCCTGGTGGTCGTCACGCGGTACAAGGTCGCGGGGCCGAGCGAGGCGTTCATCGTGACGGGGCGGCGTGGCAAGTCCCGTACGGACCCGGAGACCGGGCGGATCTTCACGGACAACAGCGGCCAGAAGGTCGTGGTCGGCGGCGGGGTCTTCGTCGTCCCGTTCGTGCAGCAGCGGTTCACGCTGGAGCTGTCCTCGCGGCACATCCCGGTCGCCGTGCGCGGCGCGGTGACGCTGCGCGGCGTCAAGGCGAACCTGGAGGGCGTCGCGATCGTCAAGGTCGGCGGCACCGAGGACTCGATCCGCGCCGCCGCGCAGCGCTTCCTCATGCAGCAGGGCGGCATCGTCGGCTTCACGCAGGAGGTGCTCTCGGGGGCGCTGCGCTCGATCGTGGGCCGCATGTCGGTCGAGGACATCATCAGGGACCGCGCGGCCTTCGCCGGGCAGGTCGCCGAGGAGGCGGAGGCGAGCCTGTCGGGACAGGGGCTCGTGCTCGACGCCTTCCAGATCCAGGACATCACCACCGAGGGCTCCTACCTGGAGGACCTCGGGCGGCCCGAGGCGGCACGCGCCAAGCAGGAGGCGGACATCGCCGAGGCGGTCGCGCGGCGCGCCTCGGAGCAGGCCCGGCTCAAGGCGGCCGAGGAGATCGCGATCGCGGAGCGCACCTTCGCGCTCAAGCAGGCCGAGATCAAGGCCGAGACGGACGAGGCCGCGGCCCGTGCGGCGGCGGCGGGGCCGCTCGCGCAGGCGGCGCGCAACCAGGAGGTCCTCACCGAGCAGGAGAAGGTCGCCGAGCGGCAGGCCGCACTCACCGACCGCGAGCTGGACACCCAGGTCCGCAAGCCCGCCGACGCGGCCCGCTACCGCGCGGAGCAGGAGGCCGAGGCGCAGCGCATCACGCTCGTCAAGCAGGCCGAGGCCGACGCGCAGCGCGCCCGGCTCACCGGTACGGGTGAGAAGGAGCACCGCGCGGCCCTCGCCGACGCCGTGCGTCTGGAGGGCGAGGCGGACGCGGCGGCGATCCTGGCGCGCGGCGCCGCCGAGGCCGACGCGATGCGCAAGAAGGCGGACGCCTTCGCGCAGTACGGGGACGCGGCGGTGCTCCAGATGCTCGTGGAGGTGCTGCCGCAGGTCGTCGCCAAGGCGTCGGAGCCGCTGAGCGCGGTCGACAAGCTCACCGTCATCTCCACGGACGGCGCGGGGCAGCTGCCCCGCGCGGTCGCGAACAACGTCGTGCAGGGGCTCGAACTGCTCACCTCGACGACGGGTGTGGACCTCACGGAGCTGCTGCGCAAGGCGACGGGCGGCGGGAGCCAGGCGGGCGCGGCGGTCGCGGAGGGCCGGGCGGGCGCGGCGGTCGCGGAGGGCGCGGGTTCCGCCCGTACGGGTGAGGACGTGCCTTCTCCGCGGCGGAAGGGGCACACGGAGATCACCGACTGA
- a CDS encoding SDR family oxidoreductase, with amino-acid sequence MVGRNVTPREAAVRCLVTGASGYIGGRLVPELLEAGHSVRALARTPEKLRDYPWADRVEVVKGDVTDPESLRAAMEGMEVGYYLVHALASGPQFEETDRQAARNFSEAAGAAGLRRLVYLGGLTPAGVPEKELSPHLRSRAEVGHILRAGPTPTAVLRAAVVIGSGSASFEMLRYLTERLPVMVTPSWVSTRVQPIGVRDVLRYLVGAAELPEDVDRDFDIGGPDVTTYRHMMERYAEVAGLRKRLIVPVPVLTPRLSSHWIGLVTPVPRGLARPLAESLRYEVVCAEHDIAAYVPDEPGRPMPFDKTLRHALQRVREADVATRWSSASVPGAPSDPLPTDPDWAGGSLYTDERQRETDAPESALWQVIEGIGGENGWYSFPLAWAVRGWFDRLQGGVGLRRGRRDARRLRVGDSLDFWRVEEIEHGKLLRLRAEMRMPGLGWLELCADPAQDGDPNRSVYRQRAVFHPRGLAGQVYWWSVSPFHAVIFGGMARNIARAAERVTRGEAVSGQAGKPVRALLGLLRPRGAGG; translated from the coding sequence ATGGTGGGAAGGAATGTCACTCCGAGGGAGGCCGCGGTGCGTTGTCTGGTGACCGGAGCGAGCGGGTACATCGGCGGCCGGCTGGTGCCGGAACTGCTCGAAGCGGGACACAGCGTCCGCGCGCTGGCGCGTACGCCCGAGAAACTGCGTGACTACCCCTGGGCGGACCGTGTCGAGGTCGTCAAGGGGGACGTCACGGACCCGGAGTCGTTGCGGGCCGCGATGGAGGGCATGGAGGTCGGTTACTACCTCGTGCACGCGCTCGCCTCGGGCCCGCAGTTCGAGGAGACGGACCGCCAGGCAGCGCGCAACTTCTCCGAGGCGGCGGGCGCGGCGGGGCTGCGACGGCTCGTCTACCTCGGCGGCCTCACGCCCGCCGGGGTCCCGGAGAAGGAACTGTCCCCGCACCTGCGCTCGCGGGCCGAGGTGGGGCACATCCTGCGGGCCGGCCCCACGCCCACGGCGGTGCTGCGCGCGGCCGTCGTGATCGGTTCCGGTTCGGCCTCCTTCGAGATGCTGCGCTACCTGACCGAACGGCTGCCGGTCATGGTCACGCCGAGCTGGGTCAGCACCCGGGTGCAGCCGATCGGCGTACGGGACGTGCTGCGCTACCTCGTGGGCGCTGCCGAGCTGCCCGAGGACGTCGACAGGGACTTCGACATCGGCGGGCCGGACGTGACGACCTACCGGCACATGATGGAGCGGTACGCGGAGGTGGCGGGACTGCGCAAGCGCCTCATCGTCCCGGTCCCGGTGCTCACGCCGCGCCTGTCCTCGCACTGGATCGGCCTCGTCACGCCGGTGCCGCGCGGACTCGCGCGCCCCCTGGCCGAGTCGCTGCGCTACGAGGTCGTCTGCGCGGAGCACGACATCGCCGCGTACGTGCCCGACGAGCCGGGCCGCCCCATGCCCTTCGACAAGACGCTCCGGCACGCGCTCCAGCGGGTGCGCGAGGCCGATGTGGCGACCCGCTGGTCCTCCGCCTCGGTGCCCGGGGCGCCGAGCGATCCGCTGCCGACCGACCCGGACTGGGCGGGCGGCTCGCTCTACACGGATGAGCGACAGCGCGAAACGGACGCCCCCGAGTCCGCGTTGTGGCAGGTCATCGAGGGCATCGGCGGCGAGAACGGCTGGTACTCCTTCCCGCTCGCGTGGGCCGTGCGCGGCTGGTTCGACCGGCTCCAGGGCGGGGTGGGGCTGCGCAGGGGGCGCCGGGACGCGCGGCGGCTGCGCGTCGGCGACTCGCTCGACTTCTGGCGGGTCGAGGAGATCGAGCACGGGAAGCTGCTCCGCCTGCGCGCCGAGATGCGGATGCCGGGCCTCGGCTGGCTGGAGCTGTGCGCCGACCCGGCCCAGGACGGCGACCCGAACCGGTCCGTGTACCGGCAGCGGGCGGTCTTCCACCCGCGGGGGCTCGCGGGGCAGGTGTACTGGTGGAGCGTCTCGCCGTTCCACGCGGTGATCTTCGGCGGGATGGCGCGGAACATCGCGCGCGCGGCGGAGCGGGTGACGCGCGGCGAGGCGGTGTCCGGTCAGGCCGGGAAGCCGGTGCGGGCGCTGCTCGGGTTGCTGCGGCCCCGGGGCGCGGGCGGCTGA
- a CDS encoding SigB/SigF/SigG family RNA polymerase sigma factor, with protein MGAVRTVTTAGERTEAAPALPEIAEPHKVAPRDARELTRLFFDRLDTLEEGTREFQDARNTLIEMNMSLVRFAARRFRSRGDDMEDVVQVGTIGLIKAIDRFELSREVEFTTFAVPYIVGEIKRFFRDTTWAVHVPRRLQEARVELAKANEELSTRLGRAPKVSELAALMSLSEQQVVEAQIAANGYSSSSLDATIGGEDSGEGEAALSDFIGAEDPGMELVEDLHALAPLLAGLEPRDRQILELRFGQELTQAQIGERLGVSQMHVSRLLNRTLGTLRAGLMSER; from the coding sequence ATGGGTGCGGTAAGGACCGTCACGACCGCGGGAGAACGGACCGAAGCTGCCCCCGCCCTGCCCGAGATCGCGGAACCGCACAAGGTGGCTCCCCGGGACGCACGGGAGCTGACCCGGCTCTTCTTCGACCGGCTCGACACGCTGGAGGAGGGGACGCGGGAGTTCCAGGACGCGCGGAACACGCTCATCGAGATGAACATGTCCCTCGTCCGCTTCGCGGCGCGCCGCTTCCGCAGCCGCGGCGACGACATGGAAGACGTCGTGCAGGTGGGCACGATCGGCCTCATCAAGGCGATCGACCGTTTCGAGCTGAGCCGCGAGGTGGAGTTCACGACCTTCGCCGTGCCGTACATCGTCGGCGAGATCAAGCGCTTCTTCCGTGACACCACCTGGGCCGTGCACGTCCCGCGCCGTCTCCAGGAGGCGCGAGTCGAGCTTGCCAAGGCCAACGAGGAACTCTCCACGCGCCTCGGCCGGGCCCCCAAGGTCTCCGAACTCGCGGCCCTCATGAGCCTCAGTGAGCAGCAGGTCGTCGAGGCCCAGATCGCGGCCAACGGCTACTCCTCCTCCTCGCTGGACGCGACCATCGGCGGCGAGGACAGCGGCGAGGGCGAGGCCGCCCTCTCCGACTTCATCGGCGCCGAGGACCCGGGCATGGAACTCGTCGAGGACCTGCACGCCCTCGCCCCGCTCCTCGCGGGCCTGGAGCCCCGCGACCGCCAGATCCTGGAGCTGCGCTTCGGCCAGGAGCTGACGCAGGCCCAGATCGGCGAGCGCCTCGGCGTCTCGCAGATGCACGTCTCGCGCCTGCTCAACCGCACCCTCGGCACCCTGCGCGCCGGGCTGATGTCCGAGCGCTGA